One Microcaecilia unicolor chromosome 4, aMicUni1.1, whole genome shotgun sequence genomic region harbors:
- the LOC115468363 gene encoding mitochondrial uncoupling protein 2-like — MVGFKPTDVPPTAAVKFVGAGTAACIADLFTFPLDTAKVRLQIQGETKSHCNVKAVQYKGVFGTIATMVKTEGPRSLYNGLVAGLQRQMSFASVRIGLYDSVKQFYTKGSEHAGIGCRLLAGCTTGAMAVAVAQPTDVVKVRFQAQANTCSSSRRYKGTMDAYKTIAKQEGVRGLWKGTAPNITRNAIVNCTELVTYDLIKEMLLKSNIMTDNLPCHFTSAFGAGFCTTVIASPVDVVKTRYMNSAPGQYNSALNCALTMLRKEGPLAFYKGFMPSFLRLGSWNIVMFVTYEQLKRAMMTARMSWEAPF; from the exons ATGGTTGGATTTAAGCCCACCGATGTCCCTCCAACTGCAGCTGTGAAATTCGTAGGGGCTGGGACAGCAGCTTGCATAGCTGATCTGTTCACCTTCCCGCTGGATACTGCTAAAGTCAGATTACAG ATCCAAGGAGAGACCAAGTCACACTGCAATGTGAAGGCCGTACAGTACAAAGGGGTCTTTGGCACCATTGCCACCATGGTGAAGACAGAAGGCCCAAGGAGTTTGTACAATGGGCTGGTGGCTGGCCTGCAGCGTCAGATGAGCTTTGCTTCTGTCCGTATTGGGCTGTATGACTCTGTTAAGCAGTTCTATACAAAAGGATCAGAAC ATGCTGGGATTGGTTGCAGACTTCTTGCTGGCTGCACAACAGGTGCCATGGCCGTAGCTGTTGCTCAGCCCACAGATGTGGTAAAGGTTCGCTTCCAGGCCCAGGCCAACACATGCAGTAGTAGCAGAAGGTACAAAGGGACTATGGATGCATATAAAACTATTGCAAAGCAGGAAGGAGTCCGAGGCCTGTGGAAAG GTACAGCACCAAATATTACTCGCAATGCCATCGTAAATTGTACTGAACTGGTCACCTATGATCTGATAAAAGAGATGCTGCTGAAATCAAACATTATGACAG ACAATCTGCCGTGCCATTTCACATCAGCATTTGGTGCTGGCTTCTGCACAACTGTGATCGCTTCCCCTGTTGATGTAGTGAAGACAAGATATATGAACTCTGCCCCTGGCCAGTACAACAGTGCCTTGAATTGTGCACTCACTATGCTCAGAAAGGAGGGGCCTTTGGCTTTCTACAAAGG GTTCATGCCCTCATTTCTGCGTCTGGGATCCTGGAACATAGTCATGTTTGTGACCTATGAGCAGCTGAAAAGAGCCATGATGACAGCCCGTATGTCATGGGAAGCTCCTTTCTGA